In one Mus caroli chromosome 14, CAROLI_EIJ_v1.1, whole genome shotgun sequence genomic region, the following are encoded:
- the Rem2 gene encoding GTP-binding protein REM 2, producing the protein MDTDTETVALCSSSSRQASPLGTPTPEADTTLLKQKPEKLLAELDLSGPPPAPGVPRRRGSMPVPYKHQLRRAQAVDELDWPPQASPSGSSDSLGSGEAALTQKDGVFKVMLVGESGVGKSTLAGTFGGLQGDNAHEMENSEDTYERRIMVDKEEVTLIVYDIWEQGDAGGWLQDHCLQTGDAFLIVFSVTDRRSFSKVPETLLRLRAGRPHHDLPVILVGNKSDLARSREVSLEEGRHLAGTLSCKHIETSAALHHNTRELFEGAVRQIRLRRGRGHAGGQRPEPSSPDGPAPPTRRESLTKKAKRFLANLVPRNAKFFKQRSRSCHDLSVL; encoded by the exons ATGGACACGGACACAGAAACCGTAGCACTTTGTTCTTCTAGCAGCCGCCAGGCCTCCCCACTGGGGACACCCACACCAG aAGCAGATACTACACTTctgaaacagaagccagagaaactGTTAGCAGAGTTGGACCTGAGTGggcctcctcctgctcctggggTCCCCAGACGAAGAGGAAGCATGCCTGTGCCCTACAAACACCAGCTGCGGCGGGCCCAAGCTGTAGATGAACTTGACTGGCCACCCCAGGCCTCCCCCTCTGGCTCCTCTGACTCCTTGGGCTCAGGGGAGGCAGCCCTTACTCAAAAAGATGGCGTCTTTAAGGTCATGCTCGTGGGGGAGAGTGGAGTGGGCAAGAGCACTCTAGCGGGCACTTTTGGAGGTCTCCAGGGAGACAATGCTCACGAGATGGAAAACTCAG AGGACACCTATGAGAGACGGATCATGGTGGACAAAGAAGAAGTGACTTTAATTGTTTATGACATCTGGGAACAG GGAGATGCAGGAGGATGGCTGCAGGATCACTGCCTTCAGACGGGGGATGCCTTTCTCATCGTCTTCTCAGTCACAGATCGACGAAGCTTCTCTAAAGTTCCAGAAACCCTTCTTCGGCTCCGGGCTGGGAGGCCCCACCATGACCTACCTGTCATCCTTGTTGGAAATAAGAGTGACCTGGCCCGTTCCCGGGAGGTATCACTGGAGG AGGGTCGCCATCTGGCTGGGACGCTGAGCTGCAAGCACATCGAGACGTCGGCCGCTCTCCACCACAACACTCGTGAGCTCTTCGAGGGTGCTGTGCGTCAGATCAGGCTGCGGCGGGGCCGGGGTCATGCCGGGGGCCAGCGACCTGAACCTAGCAGCCCGGACGGCCCCGCGCCGCCTACGCGCCGTGAGAGCCTCACCAAGAAAGCTAAGCGCTTCCTCGCCAACCTGGTGCCGCGCAACGCCAAGTTCTTCAAGCAACGCTCCAGGTCGTGTCACGACCTCTCTGTGCTCTGA